The following are encoded together in the Coffea arabica cultivar ET-39 chromosome 1c, Coffea Arabica ET-39 HiFi, whole genome shotgun sequence genome:
- the LOC113741753 gene encoding GTPase LSG1-2-like: protein MGKGEKTGLGRALVKHHNQMIQDSKEKGRFYRGQNKKVLESVTDVSDIDAVIEQADEAHRFFSDNNPPVNVLINLDSSSSTSEMTPEERREQQKKEEALHASSLRVPRRPPWNSKMSVEELDANERQAFLAWRRSLARLEENEKLVLTPFEKNLDIWRQLWRVVERSDLLVMVVDARDPLFYRCPDLEAYAQEVDQHKRTLLLVNKADLLPLSVREKWATYFRLHGILFIFWSAKAAYAALEGKKISSSSRMQNEQLESVDFETKIYGREELLARLQSEAEEIVSMRNGSAPNNSSPSYDYSSEENLFENTVSKCVIVGFVGYPNVGKSSTINALVGEKRTGVTSTPGKTKHFQTLIISEKLTLCDCPGLVFPSFTSSRYEMIASGVLPIDRMTEHREAVQVVANRVPRQMIEDVYNISLPKPKSYELQTRPPLASELLRTYCASRGYVAASGLPDETRAARQILKDYIDGKLPHYELPPGMANEETAMKDTVGICLSDTYESDSSDAENPSVSEHEDGPSLEHVLNDLNSFDIANGLSSVQGQVKKKKPSTAPHKQHKKPQRKKDRTWRVKDDEGDGMPVARVFQKPVNAGPLMP from the exons ATGGGGAAGGGGGAGAAAACGGGGTTAGGGAGAGCTCTGGTGAAACACCATAATCAGATGATCCAAGATAGTAAAGAGAAAGGGAGGTTTTACAGGGGCCAAAACAAGAAAGTTCTGGAATCCGTTACCGACGTTAGCGATATCGACGCCGTAATCGAGCAGGCTGACGAGGCTCACCGGTTCTTCTCCGATAACAATCCACCTGTCAACGTGCTCATCAATTT AGACTCTAGTTCCAGCACCAGTGAGATGACACCTGAAGAAAGACGGGAGCAACAGAAGAAAGAGGAGGCTTTGCATGCCAGCAGTCTTCGGGTTCCACGCAG GCCACCATGGAATTCCAAAATGTCAGTGGAAGAGCTTGATGCTAATGAACGACAAGCATTTTTGGCTTGGCGCCGCAGCCTTGCCAG GCTTGAGGAGAATGAGAAGCTTGTTCTGACTCCATTTGAGAAAAACCTAGATATATGGAGACAGCTTTGGAGGGTGGTTGAACGGAGTGACCTG CTTGTTATGGTAGTTGATGCACGAGACCCACTCTTCTATCGGTGCCCTGATTTGGAG GCATATGCACAAGAAGTTGATCAGCACAAAAGGACATTGCTTCTTGTCAACAAGGCAGATCTTTTACCTCTTTCTGTCAG AGAGAAGTGGGCAACATACTTCCGCCTTCATGGGATTCTCTTTATATTCTGGTCAGCTAAGGCTGCTTATGCAGCTTTGGAGGGGAAAAAGATCAGTAGCTCCTCAAGAATGCAAAATGAGCAGTTAGAATCCGTTGATTTTGAGACAAAGATATATGGTAGGGAGGAACTACTGGCCCGTTTACAGTCTGAAGCTGAAGAAATTGTTTCCATGAGAAATGGATCGGCACCAAATAACAGTAGCCCATCTTATGATTATTCTTCTGAAGAGAATTTATTTGAAAATACTGTATCTAAGTGTGTAATTGTGGGATTTGTGGGTTATCCAAATGTGGGAAAGAGTTCAACAATAAATGCTTTGGTAGGGGAGAAGCGGACAGGCGTAACCTCAACTCCTGGGAAGACAAAGCATTTCCAAACATTGATCATATCCGAGAAGCTTACACTGTGTGATTGCCCTGGTTTAGTCTTCCCATCCTTTACAAGCTCAAGATACGAGATGATTGCTTCAGGTGTTTTGCCTATTGATCGGATGACTGAGCATAGGGAGGCTGTACAGGTTGTGGCAAATCGAGTACCTAGACAAATGATTGAGGATGTCTACAATATCTCCTTGCCCAAACCCAAGTCTTATGAACTGCAAACTCGGCCCCCCTTGGCCTCTGAGCTTTTAAGAACATATTGCGCATCTCGGGGGTATGTTGCTGCAAGTGGGCTGCCAGATGAAACACGAGCTGCTCGCCAAATTTTGAAGGATTACATTGATGGCAAGCTGCCTCATTATGAGCTGCCCCCAGGAATGGCTAACGAGGAAACTGCCATGAAAGATACAGTGGGAATCTGCCTATCCGACACATATGAATCAGATTCTTCTGATGCTGAAAATCCTTCGGTTAGTGAACATGAAGATGGCCCCAGTTTAGAGCATGTGCTGAATGATCTGAATTCATTTGACATAGCGAACGGACTTTCTTCAGTTCAGGGACAGGTTAAGAAGAAGAAACCCTCAACTGCACCCCATAAGCAACACAAGAAacctcaaagaaagaaagatcgCACATGGAGGGTCAAAGATGATGAAGGAGACGGAATGCCGGTGGCCAGGGTTTTCCAGAAGCCTGTGAATGCAGGCCCTCTAATGCCTTAA
- the LOC113725985 gene encoding outer envelope protein 39, chloroplastic isoform X1, translated as MGAQKSIHAGNAKIDFNVDFTHKLCAALMLHSSRNTDSPLSLVIGSLCIKHPNLFGKSEKLDVLWDKGLYDSNVLIAYRKPRPEWLSQQSFSIQHSVSPEIGVHGVPVDNYSRSGSGGVNLCRFSAGLDLSEPASSNWSSKTSVKFEHVRPINDDGRSISRDLHGFPVTCSGGYHDSMVVIKQESRFAKASEHSFTRFNLQIEQGIPLLSKWLIFNRFKFVASKGIRLGPAFLLTSFTGGSIVGDIAPYQAFAIGGLGSVRGYGEGAVGCGRSCVVANTEVTLPLNRTIEGAVFLDCGSDLGSGRYVPGNPALRHGKPGSGVGVGYGLRFKSSLGHFQVDYAVNAFQQRTVYVGFNSIGS; from the exons ATGGGAGCTCAGAAGAGCATTCATGCTGGCAATG CCAAGATAGACTTCAATGTTGATTTCACCCACAAATTATGTGCTGCTTTGATGCTACATTCTtccag GAATACTGATAGTCCTCTGTCTCTCGTTATTGGAAG TCTTTGCATAAAGCATCCAAATTTATTTGGCAAGAGTGAGAAGCTTGATGTTCTATGGGATAAAGGACTTTATGACTCCAATGTCTTGATAGCTTACAGGAAGCCACGGCCCGAATGGCTTTCTCAACAATCCTTTTCTATACAG CATTCGGTTTCTCCAGAAATTGGGGTCCATGGTGTTCCCGTTGACAATTACTCCCGTTCAGGGAGTGGAGGCGTGAATCTTTGTCGCTTTTCTGCTGGTCTAGACTTAAGTGAGCCTGCAAGTTCAAATTGGAGCAGCAAAACGAGTGTAAAGTTTGAG CATGTACGTCCAATTAATGATGATGGCCGCTCAATTAGCAGAGATCTTCATGGTTTTCCTGTGACTTGCAG TGGTGGTTATCATGACAGTATGGTGGTAATAAAGCAGGAATCTCGATTTGCAAAGGCCAGTGAGCACAGTTTCACTAGG TTTAATCTGCAAATAGAACAAGGGATTCCTCTTCTTTCTAAGTGGCTGATCTTCAACCGGTTCAAGTTTGTCGCATCAAAGGGAATCAGACTTGGGCCTGCATTTCTTCTGACAAG CTTTACGGGTGGCTCTATTGTTGGAGATATAGCTCCGTATCAAGCTTTTGCAATTGGAGGACTTGGTAGTGTGCGAGGATATGGTGAAGGTGCTGTTGGTTGTGGAAGGTCTTGTGTGGTGGCCAATACTGAAGTGACATTGCCTTTG AACCGGACGATTGAAGGTGCTGTTTTCTTGGATTGTGGATCTGATTTGGGTTCTGGTCGATATGTGCCTG GGAATCCAGCTCTCAGGCATGGTAAGCCAGGAAGCGGAGTCGGAGTTGGATATGGCCTTCGGTTCAAGTCATCTTTAGGACATTTCCAGGTTGATTATGCTGTCAATGCATTTCAACAGAGAACTGTGTACGTTGGCTTCAATAGCATTGGCTCGTAA
- the LOC113725985 gene encoding outer envelope protein 39, chloroplastic isoform X2, translated as MGAQKSIHAGNAKIDFNVDFTHKLCAALMLHSSRNTDSPLSLVIGSLCIKHPNLFGKSEKLDVLWDKGLYDSNVLIAYRKPRPEWLSQQSFSIQHSVSPEIGVHGVPVDNYSRSGSGGVNLCRFSAGLDLSEPASSNWSSKTSVKFEHVRPINDDGRSISRDLHGFPVTCSGGYHDSMVVIKQESRFAKASEHSFTRFNLQIEQGIPLLSKWLIFNRFKFVASKGIRLGPAFLLTSFTGGSIVGDIAPYQAFAIGGLGSVRGYGEGAVGCGRSCVVANTEVTLPLNRTIEGAVFLDCGSDLGSGRYVPALRHGKPGSGVGVGYGLRFKSSLGHFQVDYAVNAFQQRTVYVGFNSIGS; from the exons ATGGGAGCTCAGAAGAGCATTCATGCTGGCAATG CCAAGATAGACTTCAATGTTGATTTCACCCACAAATTATGTGCTGCTTTGATGCTACATTCTtccag GAATACTGATAGTCCTCTGTCTCTCGTTATTGGAAG TCTTTGCATAAAGCATCCAAATTTATTTGGCAAGAGTGAGAAGCTTGATGTTCTATGGGATAAAGGACTTTATGACTCCAATGTCTTGATAGCTTACAGGAAGCCACGGCCCGAATGGCTTTCTCAACAATCCTTTTCTATACAG CATTCGGTTTCTCCAGAAATTGGGGTCCATGGTGTTCCCGTTGACAATTACTCCCGTTCAGGGAGTGGAGGCGTGAATCTTTGTCGCTTTTCTGCTGGTCTAGACTTAAGTGAGCCTGCAAGTTCAAATTGGAGCAGCAAAACGAGTGTAAAGTTTGAG CATGTACGTCCAATTAATGATGATGGCCGCTCAATTAGCAGAGATCTTCATGGTTTTCCTGTGACTTGCAG TGGTGGTTATCATGACAGTATGGTGGTAATAAAGCAGGAATCTCGATTTGCAAAGGCCAGTGAGCACAGTTTCACTAGG TTTAATCTGCAAATAGAACAAGGGATTCCTCTTCTTTCTAAGTGGCTGATCTTCAACCGGTTCAAGTTTGTCGCATCAAAGGGAATCAGACTTGGGCCTGCATTTCTTCTGACAAG CTTTACGGGTGGCTCTATTGTTGGAGATATAGCTCCGTATCAAGCTTTTGCAATTGGAGGACTTGGTAGTGTGCGAGGATATGGTGAAGGTGCTGTTGGTTGTGGAAGGTCTTGTGTGGTGGCCAATACTGAAGTGACATTGCCTTTG AACCGGACGATTGAAGGTGCTGTTTTCTTGGATTGTGGATCTGATTTGGGTTCTGGTCGATATGTGCCTG CTCTCAGGCATGGTAAGCCAGGAAGCGGAGTCGGAGTTGGATATGGCCTTCGGTTCAAGTCATCTTTAGGACATTTCCAGGTTGATTATGCTGTCAATGCATTTCAACAGAGAACTGTGTACGTTGGCTTCAATAGCATTGGCTCGTAA
- the LOC113725985 gene encoding outer envelope protein 39, chloroplastic isoform X3 has protein sequence MPSCSLCIKHPNLFGKSEKLDVLWDKGLYDSNVLIAYRKPRPEWLSQQSFSIQHSVSPEIGVHGVPVDNYSRSGSGGVNLCRFSAGLDLSEPASSNWSSKTSVKFEHVRPINDDGRSISRDLHGFPVTCSGGYHDSMVVIKQESRFAKASEHSFTRFNLQIEQGIPLLSKWLIFNRFKFVASKGIRLGPAFLLTSFTGGSIVGDIAPYQAFAIGGLGSVRGYGEGAVGCGRSCVVANTEVTLPLNRTIEGAVFLDCGSDLGSGRYVPGNPALRHGKPGSGVGVGYGLRFKSSLGHFQVDYAVNAFQQRTVYVGFNSIGS, from the exons ATGCCTTCTTGCAGTCTTTGCATAAAGCATCCAAATTTATTTGGCAAGAGTGAGAAGCTTGATGTTCTATGGGATAAAGGACTTTATGACTCCAATGTCTTGATAGCTTACAGGAAGCCACGGCCCGAATGGCTTTCTCAACAATCCTTTTCTATACAG CATTCGGTTTCTCCAGAAATTGGGGTCCATGGTGTTCCCGTTGACAATTACTCCCGTTCAGGGAGTGGAGGCGTGAATCTTTGTCGCTTTTCTGCTGGTCTAGACTTAAGTGAGCCTGCAAGTTCAAATTGGAGCAGCAAAACGAGTGTAAAGTTTGAG CATGTACGTCCAATTAATGATGATGGCCGCTCAATTAGCAGAGATCTTCATGGTTTTCCTGTGACTTGCAG TGGTGGTTATCATGACAGTATGGTGGTAATAAAGCAGGAATCTCGATTTGCAAAGGCCAGTGAGCACAGTTTCACTAGG TTTAATCTGCAAATAGAACAAGGGATTCCTCTTCTTTCTAAGTGGCTGATCTTCAACCGGTTCAAGTTTGTCGCATCAAAGGGAATCAGACTTGGGCCTGCATTTCTTCTGACAAG CTTTACGGGTGGCTCTATTGTTGGAGATATAGCTCCGTATCAAGCTTTTGCAATTGGAGGACTTGGTAGTGTGCGAGGATATGGTGAAGGTGCTGTTGGTTGTGGAAGGTCTTGTGTGGTGGCCAATACTGAAGTGACATTGCCTTTG AACCGGACGATTGAAGGTGCTGTTTTCTTGGATTGTGGATCTGATTTGGGTTCTGGTCGATATGTGCCTG GGAATCCAGCTCTCAGGCATGGTAAGCCAGGAAGCGGAGTCGGAGTTGGATATGGCCTTCGGTTCAAGTCATCTTTAGGACATTTCCAGGTTGATTATGCTGTCAATGCATTTCAACAGAGAACTGTGTACGTTGGCTTCAATAGCATTGGCTCGTAA
- the LOC113741758 gene encoding glycosyltransferase BC10-like, with product MPIVSYPSSPLIPTLTLLLCLPVLFYFIAPSFLPPRRLTITAPDEFDDLSLFHKAISLSSSTSTSVKSHLPSTKSRLGSTSTFRPKIAFLFLTNSDLYFIPLWEKFFNQTRPSLYNIYIHADPSVKITPPTGVFADKFIPSKRTQRSSPTLISAARRLLATALLDDPSNAYFTLVSQNCIPLHSFNYLYKFLFDLHKLSKNLEYLSYIEILSDSPTLWDRYNARGENVMTPEVSFDQFRVGSQFFTLSRRHALKVIEDRRLWNKFKMPCINVESCYPEEHYFPTLLSMTDLEGCSQYTLTRVNWTDSVDGHPHTYNPPEVSPELIHRLRRSNSSYSYMFARKFSPGCLKPLMEIADSVIFKD from the coding sequence ATGCCAATAGTATCCTACCCTTCATCTCCGCTCATCCCAACCCTCACACTTCTGCTCTGCCTACCGGTCCTTTTCTACTTCATAGCCCCATCCTTCCTCCCTCCTCGCCGTCTCACCATCACCGCCCCGGACGAGTTCGACGACTTGTCCCTCTTCCACAAAGCCATCTCCCTCTCCTCTTCCACCTCCACCTCCGTCAAATCCCACCTCCCCTCCACCAAATCCCGCCTCGGCTCCACCTCCACCTTCCGGCCCAAAATTGCCTTCCTCTTCCTCACCAACTCCGACCTCTACTTCATCCCCCTCTGGGAAAAATTCTTCAACCAAACCCGCCCAAGTCTCTACAATATCTACATCCACGCCGACCCTTCTGTCAAAATCACCCCACCCACCGGCGTTTTTGCCGATAAATTTATCCCATCTAAGAGAACTCAACGATCTTCCCCCACTTTGATCTCCGCCGCCCGCCGCCTCCTTGCCACCGCCCTCCTCGACGACCCGTCAAATGCATACTTCACGCTAGTCTCCCAAAACTGCATCCCACTCCACTCCTTCAACTACCTCTACAAATTCCTGTTCGACCTCCACAAGCTGTCGAAAAACCTCGAATACTTGAGTTACATTGAGATCCTCTCCGATTCGCCGACTTTGTGGGATCGGTACAATGCTAGAGGGGAAAATGTGATGACCCCAGAAGTTAGTTTCGATCAATTTCGAGTGGGCTCGCAGTTTTTTACGCTATCTCGAAGACATGCCCTCAAGGTTATTGAAGATAGGCGTTTGTGGAATAAGTTCAAGATGCCTTGTATAAATGTAGAGTCTTGTTATCCTGAAGAGCATTATTTTCCTACACTTTTATCAATGACGGATCTGGAGGGGTGTTCCCAATATACATTAACTCGGGTTAATTGGACCGACAGTGTCGACGGACATCCTCATACTTATAATCCACCTGAGGTGTCTCCTGAGCTGATTCATCGTTTAAGGCGCTCGAATTCTTCGTACTCTTACATGTTTGCGAGGAAATTTTCGCCTGGTTGCTTGAAGCCATTGATGGAAATCGCGGATTCAGTCATTTTCAAGGACtga